From the genome of Halobellus litoreus, one region includes:
- a CDS encoding aldehyde ferredoxin oxidoreductase family protein gives MLHTQGPLRTIDVGARETATEPIEETLAEYIGGRGVATALAHDRIPFDADPFGPENSLFFTTGPMQASRMSFTGRMNCTGVSPLTDGLFSSNAGGFLSRNFVGAGQAAVEVTGESDELLAVHVREDGVEFEDVPELAAAEVPEVVAYAADEHGLEPEHTACIGPAGENRVRFASIMTSESRAFGRGGLGAVLGAKNVKLLTFEGDADPGVEIPSVQMEVHREAATDDHIMKRQGTTSVTDLANEVDALPSYYFAEQSFEGAEGINGDRVEEKKYKKGTCSQCAFACKLPTRDEATGVETEGPEFETVMSFGSNCGVDDIVDVMRSNELCDRLGLDVISCGDTVAGYLASEDAFGDAALVRETVEKIAAREGVGDTLAEGIDRAHEELGVENWTVKGLEFPAHDGRALNGQGLSFATANRGADHMYATFYAYEYPLVPRQESFDPEGLDAAKAEKLVELENTRAVEDCGVVCRFSRDFITPDRFEALFDADYDALLDVGSRVVELERHFNNQRGFDRADDRLPYEVEGFEAALDDYYAARGWTEDGVVPDVGAGATSTAAD, from the coding sequence ATGTTGCACACGCAGGGACCGCTCCGTACGATCGACGTGGGCGCCCGCGAGACCGCGACCGAACCGATCGAGGAGACGCTCGCCGAGTACATCGGCGGTCGGGGGGTCGCGACGGCGCTCGCACACGACCGAATCCCGTTCGACGCGGACCCGTTCGGCCCCGAGAACAGCCTGTTTTTCACGACCGGCCCGATGCAGGCGTCGCGGATGTCGTTCACCGGTCGGATGAACTGTACGGGCGTGTCGCCGCTGACCGACGGGCTCTTCTCGTCGAACGCCGGCGGCTTCCTCTCGCGGAACTTCGTCGGCGCGGGGCAGGCGGCGGTGGAAGTGACCGGCGAGAGCGACGAACTCCTGGCGGTCCACGTCCGCGAGGACGGCGTCGAGTTCGAGGACGTGCCGGAACTGGCGGCGGCGGAGGTCCCCGAGGTCGTCGCCTACGCCGCCGACGAACACGGACTCGAACCGGAACACACGGCCTGTATTGGCCCCGCGGGAGAGAACCGGGTCCGGTTCGCGTCGATTATGACCAGCGAGTCGCGCGCGTTCGGTCGCGGCGGTCTCGGCGCGGTGTTGGGGGCGAAGAACGTCAAACTCCTCACGTTCGAGGGCGACGCCGACCCGGGCGTCGAGATCCCGTCGGTCCAGATGGAGGTCCACCGGGAGGCCGCGACCGACGACCACATTATGAAGCGACAGGGGACGACGTCGGTGACGGACCTCGCCAACGAGGTCGACGCCCTCCCCTCCTATTACTTCGCCGAGCAGTCCTTCGAGGGTGCCGAGGGGATCAACGGCGACCGCGTCGAGGAGAAAAAGTACAAGAAGGGGACCTGCTCGCAGTGTGCGTTCGCCTGCAAACTCCCGACCCGCGACGAGGCCACGGGCGTCGAGACGGAGGGCCCGGAGTTCGAGACGGTGATGTCCTTCGGCAGCAACTGCGGTGTCGACGACATCGTCGACGTGATGCGGTCGAACGAACTGTGTGACCGACTCGGATTGGACGTGATCTCCTGCGGCGACACCGTCGCCGGCTACCTCGCCAGCGAGGACGCCTTCGGTGACGCGGCCCTCGTCCGCGAGACCGTCGAAAAGATCGCCGCGCGCGAGGGCGTCGGCGACACGCTCGCGGAGGGGATCGACCGCGCACACGAGGAACTCGGGGTCGAGAACTGGACCGTCAAGGGACTCGAGTTCCCCGCGCACGACGGCCGTGCGCTGAACGGCCAGGGACTCTCGTTCGCGACTGCCAACCGCGGTGCGGACCATATGTACGCGACCTTCTACGCCTACGAGTACCCGCTCGTCCCCCGCCAGGAGTCGTTCGACCCCGAGGGTCTCGACGCGGCGAAGGCCGAGAAACTCGTCGAACTGGAGAACACGCGCGCGGTAGAGGACTGCGGGGTCGTCTGCCGGTTCTCGCGTGACTTCATAACGCCGGACCGCTTCGAGGCGCTGTTCGACGCGGACTACGATGCCCTCCTCGACGTCGGTTCGCGAGTCGTCGAACTGGAGCGGCACTTCAACAACCAACGCGGTTTCGACCGGGCGGACGATCGGCTCCCGTACGAGGTCGAGGGCTTCGAAGCGGCGCTCGACGACTACTACGCGGCCCGCGGATGGACCGAAGACGGCGTCGTCCCCGACGTCGGAGCGGGCGCGACGTCCACCGCCGCGGACTGA
- a CDS encoding NADH-quinone oxidoreductase subunit A: protein MSEWIAIGALGLVAVGIPLGMMAVSALLRPSVPEQGKRATYESGEVPTGTARVQFNIQYYMVALLFVVFDVETVLIFPWAVIYRSALDQGVALSTVLLPMLAFVGILVVGLVWAWRNGAVKWVKSPLANRRKTERNA, encoded by the coding sequence ATGAGTGAATGGATCGCAATCGGGGCCCTTGGGCTCGTCGCCGTCGGCATCCCGCTGGGGATGATGGCCGTCTCGGCGCTACTTCGCCCGTCGGTACCCGAACAAGGTAAACGCGCCACCTACGAGAGCGGTGAGGTACCGACCGGCACGGCGCGCGTCCAGTTCAACATCCAGTACTACATGGTCGCGCTGCTGTTCGTCGTGTTCGACGTCGAAACCGTTCTCATCTTCCCGTGGGCCGTCATCTACCGGTCCGCGCTGGACCAGGGTGTCGCCCTCTCGACGGTGTTGCTGCCGATGCTCGCATTCGTCGGCATCCTCGTCGTCGGACTGGTCTGGGCGTGGCGCAACGGCGCAGTCAAGTGGGTCAAAAGCCCGCTGGCGAACCGCCGGAAGACGGAGAGAAACGCATGA
- a CDS encoding cyclase family protein — translation MHADLTHPIETGMQTYPGDPDVTVRAHASHDADGYRVSAVDLGSHTGTHVDAPSHVVPEGKTLDDYQLDRFAFDAVRVDCRDLGAREAIPAERVPTTDAECLVLWTGWDAHWGSDRYLDHPYLSPAAAKRCADQGLAVASDTLNPDPTPTPAADGDEPEGFLAHHALLEADCLVLENLTGLGAVEDRFELRAYPLALGGDGAPVRAVGVV, via the coding sequence ATGCACGCAGATCTCACCCATCCGATCGAGACGGGAATGCAGACGTATCCGGGGGACCCGGACGTGACGGTGCGCGCTCACGCGTCGCACGACGCCGACGGCTATCGCGTCTCGGCCGTCGATCTGGGCAGCCACACGGGAACGCACGTCGATGCCCCGTCGCACGTCGTCCCGGAGGGGAAGACGCTCGACGACTATCAGCTCGACCGATTCGCCTTCGACGCGGTCCGCGTCGACTGTCGTGACCTCGGCGCGCGCGAGGCAATCCCCGCGGAGCGCGTTCCCACGACCGATGCGGAGTGTCTGGTGCTCTGGACCGGCTGGGACGCCCACTGGGGCTCCGATCGCTATCTCGACCACCCCTACCTCTCGCCGGCGGCCGCGAAGCGGTGTGCCGATCAGGGGCTGGCCGTCGCCTCCGACACGCTGAACCCCGATCCGACGCCGACGCCGGCAGCCGACGGCGACGAACCGGAGGGGTTCCTCGCCCACCACGCGCTGCTCGAAGCCGACTGCCTCGTCCTGGAGAACCTCACCGGCCTCGGCGCGGTCGAGGACCGCTTCGAACTCCGGGCCTACCCCCTGGCGCTCGGCGGCGACGGCGCTCCCGTCAGGGCCGTCGGTGTGGTCTGA
- a CDS encoding MATE family efflux transporter, whose amino-acid sequence MRLPRRERVRSVGNRTLDLGWPVAVQQTLNTLMRTVDILVTGFFSPVAVAAIGLADLYSRIPLRIGMGLGSGAISLSSQETGRGSSDTRDRAITQALLIGLLCGIPLIAVGLLFSEALIGLLGANAAVAREGGRYLAIVFAAAPMRIVGFVGARALQGTGDTRTPMVINGGATGLNILLSIALGLGVAGAPRLGIVGVGIATAVGRTVEAVLVVVVLLSDRTSLSLARPRGLLLTRQLLEVSVPDIVGGLGTEVANFPFNSLVLLFGTEANAAYHIGKRIYQQFMAPLFRAFRTVSSILVGQELGAGQPDDARSTAGVVAGISLTTLGAIGVLLFVAAEPLATLFTRDATTIGFATEFNRAFAVAMVFIGIYFPLSGALKGAGDTRTPFYAGIVGSYVFLIGASYLLAVVLDFGLTGVYVGIVLSYVSRAAIVGVAIRSDEWTELAARMIAGRESAEE is encoded by the coding sequence TTGCGCCTCCCACGTCGCGAACGCGTCCGCTCGGTCGGGAACCGAACGCTCGACCTCGGGTGGCCCGTCGCCGTCCAGCAGACGCTCAACACGTTGATGCGGACGGTCGACATCCTCGTCACCGGCTTCTTCTCCCCGGTCGCCGTCGCGGCGATCGGACTCGCGGACCTCTACTCGCGGATCCCGCTCCGGATCGGAATGGGCCTCGGCAGCGGGGCGATCTCCCTGTCCAGTCAGGAGACGGGCCGGGGATCGAGCGACACCCGCGATCGGGCCATCACCCAGGCGCTCCTCATCGGCCTCCTCTGTGGAATCCCGCTCATCGCCGTCGGCCTACTGTTCAGCGAGGCGCTGATCGGCCTGCTCGGCGCCAACGCCGCCGTCGCGCGGGAGGGCGGCCGCTATCTGGCGATCGTCTTCGCCGCCGCGCCGATGCGGATCGTCGGCTTCGTCGGCGCGCGGGCGCTGCAGGGAACCGGCGACACCCGCACGCCGATGGTGATCAACGGCGGGGCGACCGGACTGAACATCCTGCTCTCGATCGCGCTGGGACTGGGCGTCGCGGGCGCGCCCCGACTCGGAATCGTCGGCGTCGGCATCGCAACGGCGGTCGGTCGGACCGTCGAGGCGGTGCTCGTCGTCGTCGTGCTTCTCAGCGACCGCACGTCGCTGTCGCTCGCCCGACCGCGGGGGCTGCTCCTCACCCGGCAGTTGCTCGAAGTGAGCGTCCCCGACATCGTCGGGGGGCTGGGCACCGAAGTCGCGAACTTCCCGTTCAACTCGCTCGTGTTGCTGTTCGGCACCGAGGCGAACGCCGCCTACCACATCGGAAAGCGGATCTACCAGCAGTTCATGGCGCCGCTGTTCCGGGCGTTCCGGACCGTTTCGAGCATCCTGGTCGGGCAGGAGTTGGGAGCCGGGCAGCCGGACGACGCGCGCTCCACTGCCGGCGTCGTCGCCGGCATCAGTCTCACTACCCTGGGAGCCATCGGCGTCTTGCTCTTCGTCGCGGCCGAGCCGCTGGCGACGCTCTTCACCCGCGACGCGACAACGATCGGATTCGCGACCGAGTTCAACCGCGCGTTCGCCGTCGCGATGGTCTTCATCGGGATCTACTTCCCCCTCTCGGGCGCGCTGAAGGGTGCGGGCGACACGCGAACGCCGTTTTACGCCGGCATCGTCGGTTCGTACGTGTTTCTCATAGGGGCGTCGTACCTGCTCGCGGTCGTCCTCGACTTCGGGCTCACGGGCGTGTACGTCGGCATCGTCCTCTCGTACGTCTCGCGGGCCGCTATCGTCGGCGTCGCGATCCGGAGCGACGAGTGGACGGAACTGGCCGCGCGGATGATCGCCGGCCGGGAGTCGGCGGAGGAGTAG
- a CDS encoding 5-(carboxyamino)imidazole ribonucleotide synthase has protein sequence MTVTVPGPTLGVVGGGQLGRMLAEAAAPLGVEMIVLDPTPECPASPVACEQIVGDFDDPEAFRELASKVDALTFEIELADATLLDDVAEEFDLSVNPDPATLSMIEDKLVQKRALADAGVPVPPFRRVDDADDLRDALDEFGSVMLKARTGGYDGRGNVPVTDPADAEDAMAAVGGPAMAETFVDFARELSVIAVQGDGEVRTFPAGENVHEEEILRETLLPARTSDAVLARAEEVARDVLDTLSGRGVFGIELFETDEGEISVNEIAPRPHNSGHWTIEGARTSQFEQHVRAVLGWPLGSTRLRCPTAMANVLGTVEEPRPARLGNVEAVLEDPDASLHWYGKDRVRPLRKMGHVTVTGDGTDGAEHDGDDLLAHARDVRDALRFE, from the coding sequence GTGACCGTCACCGTACCCGGACCCACGCTCGGCGTCGTCGGCGGCGGCCAACTCGGCCGGATGCTCGCCGAGGCGGCCGCCCCGCTCGGCGTCGAGATGATCGTCCTCGATCCCACGCCGGAGTGTCCCGCCTCGCCCGTCGCCTGCGAACAGATCGTCGGCGACTTCGACGACCCCGAGGCGTTCCGCGAACTGGCCTCGAAGGTCGACGCGCTGACGTTCGAGATCGAACTCGCGGACGCCACGCTGTTGGACGACGTCGCCGAGGAGTTCGACCTCTCGGTGAACCCCGACCCGGCGACCCTTTCGATGATCGAGGACAAACTCGTCCAGAAGCGCGCGCTGGCGGACGCGGGCGTCCCGGTGCCGCCGTTCCGACGGGTCGACGACGCCGACGATCTCCGGGACGCGCTCGACGAGTTCGGCTCCGTGATGCTGAAGGCGCGCACCGGCGGCTACGACGGCCGCGGCAACGTCCCCGTGACCGATCCCGCCGACGCCGAAGACGCGATGGCAGCCGTCGGCGGCCCCGCGATGGCCGAGACGTTCGTCGACTTCGCGCGCGAACTCTCGGTGATCGCCGTGCAGGGCGACGGCGAAGTCAGGACGTTCCCCGCCGGCGAGAACGTTCACGAGGAGGAGATCCTCAGGGAGACGCTGCTCCCGGCGCGCACGAGCGACGCGGTGCTGGCCCGGGCTGAGGAGGTCGCCCGCGACGTCCTCGACACGCTCTCGGGCCGCGGCGTCTTCGGGATCGAACTGTTCGAGACCGACGAGGGCGAGATCTCGGTCAACGAGATCGCCCCGCGCCCGCACAACTCGGGTCACTGGACTATCGAAGGCGCGCGGACCTCCCAGTTCGAACAGCACGTCCGCGCGGTGCTCGGGTGGCCGCTGGGGTCGACCCGCCTGCGCTGTCCGACCGCGATGGCGAACGTCCTGGGGACCGTCGAGGAGCCCAGGCCAGCCAGGCTCGGCAACGTCGAAGCCGTGCTCGAAGACCCGGACGCGTCGCTGCACTGGTACGGGAAGGACCGGGTGCGCCCGCTGCGGAAGATGGGCCACGTCACGGTGACCGGCGACGGAACGGATGGTGCGGAGCACGACGGGGACGACCTCCTCGCGCACGCGAGAGACGTTCGGGACGCGCTGCGGTTCGAGTGA
- the ribH gene encoding 6,7-dimethyl-8-ribityllumazine synthase has translation MVTLGLVVAEFNASVTERMASAAREAAAELDIEIAAELSVPGAYDSPLAADRLARRSDVDAVAVVGAIVTGDTDHDRVIADATAKSLTEVSLDRDVPVTFGVSGPGQSGAEARERIDKGAEAVNAAVDMVETLA, from the coding sequence ATGGTAACGCTCGGATTAGTGGTGGCCGAATTCAACGCCTCGGTCACCGAACGGATGGCGTCGGCCGCGCGGGAGGCCGCCGCCGAACTGGACATCGAAATCGCAGCGGAACTGTCTGTCCCCGGCGCGTACGACTCGCCGCTGGCGGCCGACCGACTGGCACGACGGAGCGACGTCGACGCCGTCGCGGTCGTCGGCGCGATCGTCACGGGCGACACGGATCACGACCGCGTCATCGCCGACGCGACGGCGAAATCGCTCACCGAGGTCAGTCTCGATCGGGACGTTCCGGTGACGTTCGGCGTCTCAGGGCCGGGACAGAGCGGGGCCGAGGCGAGAGAGCGCATCGACAAAGGTGCGGAAGCGGTAAACGCCGCGGTCGATATGGTGGAGACGTTGGCATGA
- a CDS encoding flippase activity-associated protein Agl23, whose translation MSPDEGPRETDGAPDPGAADPPDADPTADAADDSSDSDPSGARVAGEEPTNSVSDSRAAGEEPAEPAPGSRTDDEDTLSTEKPHPSRGRARRHALLGVVGFAAVALVLRLVALGGRIFHWDEGRVGYWILRYHETGVHTYRPIVHGPFLPIVNDWLFALMPISDFAARLPVAVVGGLFPLAAWLFRERLRDTELVALAAVLALNPLVVYYSRFMRNDVLVAAFSVVALGFVVRGFDTGRLRYAFPATVALALAFTTKANALLYVLCFLGAGALLADHRLLDARARGESGRAVLARWRASIRERLLAHGPTPKGSLARVLGTGVGAVALFLVVTVFFYAPRPDLWGALANPAQLPGVVDAGTVGAGEKLFDTWGGGGHQDHPYLPYLGDLAETLVYGAPAVIAFGLVGLVVDRYGIRGDGPREIVTFATYWAVASLFGYPIATDIQAPWAAIHVVVPLAVPAAVGVAFVIDSAREALRARDAVSVGLAALVVLAALSGALAANAAYFNSTDEADKQVLQWAQPDNSLKPTIEVVGQVSAANDDGPDVLFVGSRPPGGDDEVFYVRNESSLSTAPPGGPSWHDRLPLPWYLERYGANVTSSAPDADMGETLSDPPPVVIAKDYDRNAVSRELSGYSAFEHEFRLWGDSVVVFVENDHLERVAPDRVSETRAAGE comes from the coding sequence ATGAGCCCTGACGAGGGCCCGCGTGAGACAGACGGGGCCCCCGACCCCGGCGCTGCCGACCCTCCCGACGCCGACCCGACGGCCGACGCCGCGGACGATTCCAGCGATAGCGACCCGAGCGGAGCGCGCGTCGCCGGCGAGGAGCCCACCAATTCGGTTTCAGATTCACGCGCCGCCGGCGAGGAGCCCGCAGAGCCGGCCCCGGGATCGCGCACCGACGACGAAGACACGCTTTCGACGGAGAAACCTCATCCGTCCCGAGGTCGCGCTCGCCGGCACGCACTCCTGGGCGTCGTCGGATTCGCCGCCGTCGCGCTCGTCCTTCGCCTCGTCGCGCTCGGCGGCCGGATCTTCCACTGGGACGAGGGACGCGTCGGCTACTGGATCCTCCGGTACCACGAGACGGGTGTGCACACGTACCGACCGATCGTCCACGGTCCCTTCCTCCCGATCGTCAACGACTGGCTGTTCGCCCTGATGCCGATCTCGGACTTCGCGGCGCGGCTGCCGGTCGCGGTCGTCGGCGGCCTGTTCCCGCTCGCCGCGTGGCTCTTCCGCGAGCGACTCCGCGACACCGAACTGGTCGCGCTCGCTGCGGTGCTCGCGCTGAACCCGCTGGTCGTCTACTACTCGCGGTTTATGCGCAACGACGTCCTCGTGGCCGCGTTCTCGGTCGTCGCGCTCGGATTCGTCGTCCGCGGATTCGACACCGGTCGGCTCCGCTACGCGTTCCCCGCGACGGTCGCGCTCGCACTCGCGTTCACGACGAAGGCGAACGCGCTGCTCTACGTGCTCTGTTTCCTCGGCGCAGGCGCGCTGCTCGCGGACCACCGGCTGCTCGACGCACGGGCCCGCGGCGAGTCCGGCCGCGCCGTCCTCGCGCGGTGGCGCGCCTCGATTCGGGAGCGGCTCCTCGCTCACGGCCCGACACCGAAGGGCTCGCTGGCTCGCGTGCTCGGCACCGGCGTCGGCGCGGTCGCGCTCTTCCTCGTCGTCACCGTGTTCTTCTACGCGCCGCGGCCGGACCTCTGGGGCGCACTCGCGAACCCCGCGCAGCTCCCGGGCGTCGTCGACGCCGGGACCGTCGGCGCGGGCGAGAAACTGTTCGACACGTGGGGCGGCGGGGGTCACCAGGACCACCCGTATCTGCCCTACCTCGGTGACCTCGCGGAGACGCTCGTGTACGGTGCGCCGGCGGTCATCGCCTTCGGCCTCGTCGGCCTCGTCGTCGACCGGTACGGCATTCGCGGCGACGGGCCGCGCGAGATCGTCACGTTCGCGACGTACTGGGCCGTCGCGTCGCTCTTCGGCTACCCGATCGCGACGGACATCCAGGCTCCGTGGGCTGCAATCCACGTGGTGGTGCCGCTGGCCGTCCCGGCGGCCGTCGGCGTCGCGTTCGTGATCGACTCCGCTCGCGAGGCGCTCCGCGCCCGCGACGCCGTTAGCGTCGGCCTCGCAGCGCTCGTCGTTCTCGCGGCCCTGAGCGGCGCGCTCGCCGCCAACGCGGCGTACTTCAACTCCACCGACGAGGCCGACAAGCAGGTGCTGCAGTGGGCCCAACCCGACAACTCCCTGAAACCGACGATAGAGGTCGTCGGCCAGGTATCGGCCGCCAACGACGACGGGCCGGACGTGCTCTTCGTCGGCAGCAGACCCCCGGGCGGCGACGACGAGGTGTTCTACGTCAGAAACGAGTCGTCGCTGTCGACCGCTCCACCGGGCGGCCCCTCGTGGCACGACCGCCTGCCGCTCCCGTGGTACCTCGAACGCTACGGAGCGAACGTGACCAGTTCCGCTCCCGACGCCGATATGGGCGAGACGCTCTCGGACCCGCCGCCGGTCGTGATCGCGAAGGACTACGACCGCAACGCGGTCTCCCGAGAGCTCTCGGGATACTCCGCGTTCGAGCACGAGTTCCGCCTCTGGGGCGACAGCGTCGTGGTCTTCGTCGAGAACGACCACTTAGAGCGCGTCGCCCCCGATCGCGTCTCCGAGACGCGGGCGGCGGGCGAATAA
- the purE gene encoding 5-(carboxyamino)imidazole ribonucleotide mutase: MTDYTPDDDADVTVQDLIDRLRDEADADVDPETTPDVGIIMGSDSDLETMSGAHEALAELGFAEQTDFRDAPDARFTYETYVVSAHRTPELMYAYGETAEARGLDVLIAGAGGKSADLPNMTASIAYPIPVVGVPVQEKSVDSVIGMPTGAPIVAVDAGKSFNAALSAAQILSREHDVVRERLVEYHEGLVGGVARDSRDLHDMGVDAYVESRNDD; the protein is encoded by the coding sequence ATGACAGACTACACGCCCGACGACGACGCCGACGTGACCGTACAGGACCTGATCGACCGACTCCGCGACGAGGCCGACGCCGACGTGGATCCCGAGACGACGCCGGACGTGGGGATCATTATGGGGTCGGACTCGGATCTGGAGACGATGTCGGGCGCGCACGAGGCGCTCGCGGAACTCGGCTTCGCGGAACAGACCGACTTCCGCGACGCGCCCGACGCGCGCTTCACCTACGAGACGTACGTCGTCTCCGCGCACCGAACGCCCGAGCTGATGTACGCCTACGGCGAGACCGCCGAGGCGCGCGGCCTCGACGTCTTGATCGCGGGCGCGGGCGGGAAGTCCGCCGACCTGCCGAATATGACCGCCTCCATCGCGTACCCGATCCCGGTCGTCGGCGTCCCGGTCCAGGAGAAATCCGTCGACTCGGTGATCGGGATGCCGACCGGCGCACCCATCGTCGCCGTCGACGCCGGCAAATCGTTCAACGCGGCGCTGTCGGCCGCACAGATACTTTCGCGCGAGCACGACGTGGTTCGAGAGCGTCTGGTCGAGTACCACGAGGGCCTCGTCGGCGGGGTCGCACGCGACTCCCGCGACCTCCACGATATGGGGGTCGACGCCTACGTCGAGAGTCGAAACGACGACTGA
- a CDS encoding pyridoxal phosphate-dependent aminotransferase, with protein sequence MSFDFAARVERVEPSATLAISNKASELEAEGVDVVDLSVGEPDFPTPENIVEAGQDAMDAGHTGYTSSNGIPALREAIASKLRDDGIDAASEEVIVTPGGKQALFETFQTLIDDGDEVVLLDPAWVSYEAMAKLSGGSLNRVDLAPYDFQLEPALDDLAEAVSEDTELLVVNSPSNPTGAVYSDEALEGVRDLAVEHDITVISDEIYQQITYGVEPTSLATLDGMAERTVTINGFSKAYSMTGWRLGYLHAPESLVSQAAKLHSHSVSCAVNFVQHAGLEAIQNTDEAVVEMRDAFRERRDMLADLFEEHGVDVPVGDGAFYMMLPVADDDQEWCAGAIEDAHVATVPGSAFGSPGYARISYAASEERLREAVDRLAEHDYI encoded by the coding sequence ATGAGTTTCGACTTCGCAGCCCGCGTCGAACGGGTGGAACCGAGCGCGACGCTGGCAATCAGCAACAAGGCGAGCGAACTGGAGGCGGAGGGCGTCGACGTCGTCGACCTCTCGGTCGGCGAACCCGACTTCCCGACGCCGGAGAACATCGTCGAGGCCGGACAGGACGCAATGGACGCCGGACACACCGGCTACACGTCCTCGAACGGAATCCCGGCGCTTCGCGAGGCGATCGCGAGCAAACTCCGCGACGACGGTATCGACGCCGCGAGCGAGGAAGTGATCGTCACCCCCGGCGGCAAGCAGGCGCTCTTCGAGACCTTCCAGACGCTGATCGACGACGGCGACGAGGTCGTCCTCCTCGATCCCGCGTGGGTCTCCTACGAGGCGATGGCGAAGCTCTCGGGCGGTTCGCTGAACCGCGTCGACCTCGCGCCCTACGACTTCCAGCTGGAGCCCGCTCTCGACGACCTTGCGGAAGCAGTCTCCGAGGACACCGAACTGCTCGTCGTCAACTCCCCGTCGAACCCGACGGGCGCGGTCTACTCGGACGAAGCCCTCGAAGGCGTCCGCGATCTAGCCGTCGAGCACGATATCACCGTCATCTCCGACGAGATCTACCAGCAGATCACCTACGGCGTCGAGCCGACGAGCCTCGCGACGCTCGACGGGATGGCCGAGCGAACGGTCACGATCAACGGCTTCTCGAAGGCGTACTCGATGACCGGCTGGCGGCTCGGCTACCTCCACGCCCCCGAGTCGCTGGTCTCGCAGGCGGCGAAACTGCACTCGCACTCGGTCTCCTGCGCCGTGAACTTCGTCCAGCACGCCGGCCTCGAAGCCATCCAGAACACCGACGAGGCCGTGGTCGAGATGCGGGACGCGTTCCGCGAGCGCCGCGATATGCTCGCGGACCTCTTCGAGGAGCACGGCGTCGACGTTCCGGTCGGCGACGGCGCGTTCTACATGATGCTTCCGGTCGCTGACGACGATCAGGAGTGGTGCGCCGGCGCGATCGAGGACGCCCACGTCGCGACCGTCCCCGGCTCGGCGTTCGGCTCGCCCGGCTACGCCCGGATCTCCTACGCCGCGAGCGAGGAGCGGCTCCGCGAGGCGGTCGACCGGCTCGCCGAGCACGACTACATCTGA